The following are from one region of the Gammaproteobacteria bacterium genome:
- a CDS encoding helix-turn-helix transcriptional regulator: protein MHCQLKLNRNKLQIFREGIKRRVYVGELNYDEAQDKYELIYDKKYAYSKQAISLGPNLSLFQLQHVSEKGKLFPYFLDRIPDRDNPAYPDYCASQGIAVDEKNLIVLLGTIGRRGPSSFIFEAVYENQFSVVDLIQWRKQLDISQHDVGLAFDISKVTLQRIEDGKSVDHNTLKRLEVLFCFPEVARWQLKQSGGKLHRKALEKLLRHFKA, encoded by the coding sequence ATGCATTGTCAACTTAAACTAAATCGTAATAAATTACAGATTTTTCGTGAAGGCATAAAAAGAAGAGTTTATGTCGGTGAATTAAATTACGATGAGGCTCAAGATAAATATGAGTTAATTTACGATAAGAAATATGCTTACTCTAAACAAGCGATTTCGCTTGGTCCTAATTTAAGTCTGTTTCAATTACAGCATGTTTCTGAAAAAGGAAAATTATTTCCTTATTTTCTCGATAGAATTCCTGATCGCGACAATCCGGCTTATCCAGATTATTGTGCATCACAAGGCATTGCAGTTGACGAAAAAAATCTTATTGTTTTGCTGGGGACAATTGGGCGGCGTGGTCCATCAAGTTTTATTTTTGAAGCGGTGTATGAAAATCAATTTAGTGTTGTGGATTTAATCCAATGGCGAAAGCAATTAGATATTAGTCAACATGATGTTGGATTGGCGTTTGATATCAGCAAAGTCACCTTGCAGCGCATCGAAGATGGCAAGAGCGTTGATCATAATACGCTGAAACGCTTAGAGGTTTTATTCTGCTTTCCTGAAGTCGCGCGCTGGCAATTAAAGCAATCAGGTGGGAAATTGCACAGAAAAGCGTTAGAAAAATTACTTCGACATTTTAAAGCTTAA